Sequence from the Qipengyuania gaetbuli genome:
AGTCGGCGTGGAAGTCAGCTTCGAGGCGCTGAAGGAGAATTTCGACGCAGTGGTGCTGGCAGGCGGCGCGGAGGAAGCGCGCAAGCTGGACATCCCCGGCGCCGAACTGCCCGGCGTGCGCCTGGCGATGGAATTCCTCACCCAGCAGAACAAGCGCAACGCGGGCGACGACGAAGTGCGCGCCGCCCCGCGCGGCAGCCTGACCGCGACCGGCAAGCACGTCATCGTGATCGGCGGCGGCGACACCGGCAGCGACTGCGTGGGCACGTCCAACCGGCAGGGCGCGGCCAGCGTCACGCAGCTGGAAATCATGCCCAAGCCGCCCGAAAAGGAAGACAAGGCGCTGACTTGGCCCGACTGGCCGCTCAAGCTGCGCACTTCCTCCAGCCACGAGGAAGGCGTCGACCGTGACTGGGCCGTGCTGACCAAGCGCGTGGTCGAGGAAAATGGCGATGTCGCCGGGCTCGAATGCGTGCGCGTCGAATGGAAGGACGGGCGCATGCAGGAAGTGGAAGGCAGCAGCTTCACGCTGAAGGCCGACCTGATCCTGCTCGCCATGGGCTTCACCGGACCCAAGCGCCGCGGCCTGCTCGACCGGGCGGGCGTGGAACTGGATGCGCGCGGCAACGTCAAGGCGGACACCAACCGCTATGCCACCAGCGAACCGCACGTCTACGCCTGCGGCGACATGCGCCGCGGCCAGAGCCTGGTCGTCTGGGCCATCCGCGAAGGCCGCCAGGCAGCGCGCGCGGTGGACGAGGCACTGATGGGCAAGAGCGAGCTGCCGCGCTAGGCGGCCCGCTTCACCCGCCGTCGAAGATCAGCTGGTCGCCTTCGCGCGGCGGCACGCAGAATTCGGGCGGCAGGGCGACGAATGATTCTTCGGTCATGTCGATATCTGAAAGACCGTCGATCTTGAAATGGCCGAGCGAAGGCAGCTCGTCCGAGCGCCGCGCCTTGGCCGGATTGAGCGCGCCGAGATAGAGCGCATTGTTGCGCAGGATGATCTGGTGCGGAGCCAGCGTGAGCTCGCTCGAATTGTAACGCGCGCGGATCATGCGGCGCGAAGCGATGGCGGCAGCGATCAGCGCGCGCCCGTCGTTCTCGGGAAGATCGTGTTGCATTGCACCATAATGGCACGCAGGCGACTGAACGCGAAATTGACAAGGCGGCCTGTCACAATTGCCGAGCGGCGTGGAGCGCTTCGCCCACAGCATCGCTCAGGACGGGAAAGCGTTTTCCTACAAAAGCTTAGTCGTGCCACATCCGCCCCATGCCGCAGGCCCTCTCTCCAACCCTGAATAGCTATGCAGAGCCTCTTGGGGTCGCGGAAAACAATTCCGCCAGGACCGTGTTCCAAGCGTTCCATCCTGTAGGACCGCCTGCGCTAAGTCCTACGCGCGTCCTACAGGGCCCAGTCGATAGCTCCGCGCCCGTGTGCCTCGAGAAAGCTGTTGGACCGGCTGAAAGGCCGCGATCCGAAGAAGCCCCGATGGGCGGAAAGCGGGCTCGGGTGCGGGCTCTCGATCACGTGATGGCGGCCGCTGCGCAGGCCATCGATCCGCTTGGCCTTGGCCTGTGCATGGCTGCCCCACAGGATGAACACCGAAGGCTCCTCACGCGCCGCCACGGCCGCGACGCAGGCATCGGTCACCGCGTCCCAGCCGCGTCCTGCATGGCTGCCCGCCTGTCCCGCCTCGACCGTGAGCGTGTTGTTCAAGAGCAGCACGCCCTGCCGCCCCCACTTGCTGAGATCGCCATGCGAGGGGCGCGGGATGCCGAGATCGGCCTCCAGCTCCTTGTAGATGTTCACAAGGCTCGGCGGCACGCGCACCCCTTCGGGCACGGCAAAGCACAGGCCCATCGCCTGGCCCGGCCCGTGATAGGGATCCTGCCCGAGGATCACGACCTTCACTTCCTCGAGCGCGGTCAGCTCCAGCGCCTTCAGCCGGCACCCGCGCGGCGGATAGACGGTCTTGCCCGCATCCTCTTCGGCGCGCAGCCAGCCGCCCAGCTGGCGCGCCTCGGCCGTGGCAAGCACGGGGTCGAGGACCGGTTTCCAGCTGTCGGGGACGCTCTCGCTCATGCGCGCCACCCTGCCGCGAGTGCGCAGCGCGGACCAGTCCGCCCTTCCCTACAATCCCCAATCGGCCTAAGGCGCGGGGCATGGCAGTGCATTTCCACGAAGAAGACCTCCCCGAAGGCGTCCTCGCCGACGGGCCGATCGCAGTCGATACCGAGACGATGGGCCTCGTCACCATTCGCGACCGTTTGTGCGTCGTCCAGATCAGCGACGGGAAGGGCGACGAGCATCTCGTGCGCTTCGGCCCCGAAAGCACTTATGACGCGCCCAATCTGAAGGCGGTGCTGGGGGATCCGGAACGGCTTAAGCTGTTCCACTTCG
This genomic interval carries:
- a CDS encoding glutamate synthase subunit beta translates to MGKETGFLEYEREDRTYLPPEERLKNYKEFVVPHDREALRKQAARCMNCGIPYCHNGCPVNNIIPDWNHLVYEDDWKNALEVLHSTNNFPEFTGRICPAPCEAACTLNIVDSPVTIKSIECAIVDRGWQEGWIKPQVPERQTGKAVAVIGSGPAGLAAAQQLARAGHAVTVFEKSDRIGGLLRYGIPDFKMEKHLINRRAVQMEAEGVQFRTSSEVGVEVSFEALKENFDAVVLAGGAEEARKLDIPGAELPGVRLAMEFLTQQNKRNAGDDEVRAAPRGSLTATGKHVIVIGGGDTGSDCVGTSNRQGAASVTQLEIMPKPPEKEDKALTWPDWPLKLRTSSSHEEGVDRDWAVLTKRVVEENGDVAGLECVRVEWKDGRMQEVEGSSFTLKADLILLAMGFTGPKRRGLLDRAGVELDARGNVKADTNRYATSEPHVYACGDMRRGQSLVVWAIREGRQAARAVDEALMGKSELPR
- a CDS encoding WYL domain-containing protein codes for the protein MQHDLPENDGRALIAAAIASRRMIRARYNSSELTLAPHQIILRNNALYLGALNPAKARRSDELPSLGHFKIDGLSDIDMTEESFVALPPEFCVPPREGDQLIFDGG
- the ung gene encoding uracil-DNA glycosylase, which encodes MSESVPDSWKPVLDPVLATAEARQLGGWLRAEEDAGKTVYPPRGCRLKALELTALEEVKVVILGQDPYHGPGQAMGLCFAVPEGVRVPPSLVNIYKELEADLGIPRPSHGDLSKWGRQGVLLLNNTLTVEAGQAGSHAGRGWDAVTDACVAAVAAREEPSVFILWGSHAQAKAKRIDGLRSGRHHVIESPHPSPLSAHRGFFGSRPFSRSNSFLEAHGRGAIDWAL